In Nocardia asteroides, a single genomic region encodes these proteins:
- a CDS encoding dihydrolipoamide acetyltransferase family protein, with amino-acid sequence MLEFRLPDLGEGLADAELVSWAVAVGDEVELNQVIAEVETAKAVVALPSPFAGVVAELLAQPGETVPVGSPLIRVRGKGDTATPVKYSAPEPISGAPQGGVLVGYGPSVDADSRRGPRGAAEAAGTAARAEPAAGRPSAVAGDIANSSLVQRNQAANGRPRSPLGGDPKARRAAATPAARKLAKELGIDLWFLAGSGPEGAVTVDDVRAAVPISQPRRASGAEPADPEPHVASDARTGVIRPVSRETRTPIAGVRKRTAAAMVVSARTIPQAGASTTVDFTAAMELLDHLRNTASFEGLPLTPLTLVAKATLVALGDFPDLNAFWDDANQQIVTKHYVHLGIAVATERGLLVPNLKEAHTLSLRELCRELGWLVETARAGNAAPADLRGGTFTITNIGVFGVDSGVPLVNPGEGGILCLGAVRKRPWVVRDELAVRWVTTLGVSFDHRMIDGDTGARFLADIAHLLEDPLTLLSRG; translated from the coding sequence GTGCTGGAATTCCGGCTACCCGACCTGGGCGAGGGGCTCGCCGACGCCGAGCTCGTCTCCTGGGCCGTCGCGGTGGGCGACGAGGTGGAGCTGAACCAGGTGATCGCCGAGGTGGAGACGGCGAAGGCGGTGGTGGCGCTGCCCTCCCCGTTCGCCGGGGTGGTCGCGGAGCTGCTCGCGCAGCCGGGCGAGACGGTGCCGGTGGGATCGCCGCTGATCCGGGTCAGGGGCAAGGGTGATACCGCCACGCCGGTGAAATACTCCGCGCCGGAGCCGATTTCGGGCGCGCCGCAGGGCGGGGTGCTCGTCGGCTACGGGCCCTCCGTGGACGCGGATTCGCGGCGCGGGCCGCGCGGTGCGGCCGAGGCCGCCGGTACCGCCGCTCGCGCCGAGCCGGCCGCAGGCCGGCCGTCGGCGGTTGCCGGTGATATCGCGAATTCCTCTCTGGTGCAGCGCAATCAGGCTGCGAACGGGCGCCCGCGCTCGCCGCTCGGGGGCGACCCGAAGGCGCGCAGGGCCGCGGCGACGCCCGCGGCCCGCAAGCTCGCCAAGGAACTCGGGATCGACCTGTGGTTCCTGGCCGGCTCCGGCCCGGAGGGCGCGGTCACCGTCGACGACGTGCGCGCCGCCGTCCCCATCTCGCAGCCCCGCCGCGCGTCCGGCGCCGAGCCCGCCGATCCCGAACCGCACGTCGCCTCGGACGCGCGCACCGGCGTCATCCGCCCGGTGTCCAGGGAGACCCGCACCCCGATCGCCGGGGTGCGCAAGCGCACCGCCGCCGCCATGGTGGTGAGCGCGCGGACGATTCCGCAGGCGGGCGCCTCGACCACGGTCGATTTCACCGCCGCCATGGAGCTGCTCGACCACCTGCGCAACACCGCCTCGTTCGAGGGGCTCCCGCTCACCCCGCTCACCCTGGTGGCGAAGGCGACGCTGGTCGCGCTCGGCGACTTCCCGGACCTGAACGCCTTCTGGGACGACGCGAACCAGCAGATCGTCACCAAGCACTACGTGCACCTCGGCATCGCGGTGGCCACCGAGCGCGGCCTGCTCGTCCCGAACCTCAAGGAGGCGCACACCCTGTCGCTGCGCGAGCTCTGCCGCGAGCTGGGCTGGCTGGTCGAGACCGCGCGGGCGGGCAACGCCGCCCCCGCCGACCTGCGCGGCGGCACCTTCACCATCACCAATATCGGCGTGTTCGGGGTGGACAGCGGGGTGCCGCTGGTGAACCCGGGCGAGGGCGGCATCCTCTGCCTCGGCGCGGTCCGCAAGCGGCCCTGGGTGGTGCGCGACGAACTGGCCGTGCGCTGGGTGACCACGCTCGGCGTCTCCTTCGACCACCGGATGATCGACGGCGACACCGGCGCCCGCTTCCTCGCCGACATCGCGCACCTGCTGGAGGATCCGCTCACCCTGCTCAGCCGGGGCTGA
- a CDS encoding benzoate/H(+) symporter BenE family transporter yields the protein MPEVNGPELQANPAQPVGAGVVTALVGFTSSFAVVLAGITAVGATQAQAASGLAALCVTQAIGMLLLSRWFRMPITLAWSTPGAALLASTGAVAGGWPAAVGAFALTGALIVLTGLWGRLGSLVAAIPVPIAQAMLAGVLVPLCLAPVEAVRSSPAVVLPVIAVWLVLTRFAPRWAVLAAFGTAAAGAGIAIAVRDTPLDAGAMIPALQLTWPHWSWQAVIGLAVPLYIVTMASQNIPGTAVLGSFGYRTPWRAAMTVTGIGTVLGAPAGGHAINLAAISAALAAGPSAHPDPARRWVAAFTAGGCYLVLAPASAALVTLVAAAPAGVLETVAGLALLATLATSLTGALADEEHRTAGVVTFLIAASGVAFLGVGAAFWALLAGLLVRAALSRRTVAPG from the coding sequence ATGCCGGAGGTGAACGGTCCCGAACTACAGGCGAACCCGGCGCAACCAGTCGGCGCGGGCGTGGTGACCGCGCTGGTCGGCTTCACCAGCTCGTTCGCGGTGGTCCTCGCCGGGATCACCGCGGTCGGCGCGACGCAGGCGCAGGCCGCCTCCGGGCTGGCCGCGCTCTGCGTGACGCAGGCGATCGGGATGCTGCTGCTGAGCCGCTGGTTCCGGATGCCGATCACGCTGGCCTGGTCGACGCCGGGCGCGGCGCTGCTGGCGAGCACCGGCGCGGTGGCGGGCGGCTGGCCCGCTGCGGTCGGGGCATTCGCGCTGACGGGGGCGCTGATCGTGCTGACCGGGCTGTGGGGGCGGCTCGGCTCGCTGGTTGCCGCGATCCCGGTGCCGATCGCGCAGGCCATGCTGGCCGGGGTGCTCGTCCCGCTGTGCCTGGCGCCGGTCGAGGCGGTGCGCAGCTCGCCCGCGGTGGTGCTCCCGGTGATCGCGGTGTGGCTGGTGCTGACCCGGTTCGCGCCGCGCTGGGCGGTGCTCGCGGCGTTCGGCACGGCGGCGGCCGGCGCCGGGATCGCCATCGCGGTGCGCGACACCCCGCTGGACGCGGGCGCCATGATCCCGGCGCTACAGCTGACCTGGCCGCACTGGAGCTGGCAGGCCGTGATCGGGCTCGCGGTGCCGCTGTACATCGTCACCATGGCGTCGCAGAACATTCCGGGGACGGCGGTGCTCGGTTCGTTCGGGTACCGGACGCCGTGGCGGGCGGCGATGACCGTCACCGGCATCGGCACCGTGCTCGGCGCCCCGGCGGGCGGGCACGCCATCAACCTGGCCGCGATCAGCGCGGCGCTGGCCGCGGGGCCGTCCGCGCACCCGGACCCCGCGCGCCGCTGGGTCGCGGCGTTCACCGCGGGCGGCTGCTACCTGGTGCTCGCCCCGGCATCGGCCGCGCTGGTGACGCTGGTCGCGGCCGCACCGGCGGGGGTGCTGGAGACGGTCGCCGGGCTGGCGCTGCTCGCCACCCTGGCCACCTCGCTGACCGGTGCGCTCGCCGACGAGGAGCATCGGACGGCCGGGGTGGTGACCTTCCTGATCGCGGCCTCCGGGGTCGCCTTCCTCGGGGTGGGCGCCGCGTTCTGGGCCTTGCTGGCCGGGCTGCTCGTGCGCGCCGCGCTGTCCCGACGCACGGTCGCCCCCGGCTGA
- a CDS encoding HNH endonuclease family protein, with amino-acid sequence MTAPLLRLLVALTVVFAAGCSVLGPAPAPAPGSPTRAELEQLLGQVRVVPERPHPGGYERGCKDGQGCVFGESWTDASDAPGGHDGCDTRNNVLAAQLTAVQFRPGTRNCVVLAGGLDDPYTGTHITFDKSDAGAVQIDHVFPLAAAWDLGAAAWPQARRIRFANDLTVNLVATAGATNQAKSDGTPGEWLPPAISGHCFYAGKYLSVAADYDLPLTADDSAALRDIAARCP; translated from the coding sequence ATGACCGCGCCGCTGCTCCGCCTGCTCGTCGCTCTCACCGTCGTCTTCGCTGCCGGGTGTTCGGTGCTCGGCCCGGCTCCGGCCCCCGCCCCGGGCAGCCCGACCCGGGCCGAGCTCGAGCAATTGCTGGGACAGGTGCGGGTGGTGCCGGAGCGCCCGCACCCCGGCGGGTACGAACGGGGGTGCAAGGACGGCCAGGGCTGCGTCTTCGGCGAGTCCTGGACCGACGCCAGCGACGCCCCCGGCGGGCACGACGGCTGCGACACCCGCAACAACGTGCTCGCCGCCCAGCTGACAGCGGTGCAGTTCCGCCCGGGCACGCGGAACTGCGTGGTGCTCGCGGGCGGCCTGGACGACCCGTACACCGGCACCCACATCACCTTCGACAAGTCCGACGCCGGGGCCGTGCAGATCGACCACGTCTTCCCGCTGGCCGCCGCCTGGGATCTGGGCGCCGCCGCCTGGCCGCAGGCGCGAAGAATTCGCTTCGCCAACGATCTCACCGTGAACCTGGTCGCCACCGCAGGCGCGACCAACCAGGCCAAGAGCGACGGCACGCCGGGCGAGTGGCTCCCGCCCGCCATCTCCGGCCACTGCTTCTACGCGGGCAAGTACCTGAGCGTCGCGGCCGACTACGACCTCCCGCTCACCGCCGACGACAGCGCCGCGCTGCGCGACATCGCCGCGCGCTGCCCGTAG
- a CDS encoding DEAD/DEAH box helicase — translation MLHALWSPGAGLLLWRDERPGAEPPEPLGGLLARARFRHRAEALHPTGAVAEVPAHALAPAAAAEVLRQRLSPETAAGDLRFLAHVAHGIERWVRAGRVVPQLRRADGQWWARWELVGGARQRAWSAELAALMPPALRVPGRPTAVLEDLLAELTDPIARSLLGTAPRSAHPLIAGLRDDEPVEPGGYRPAEVLERWRAGLETEEYELVLRLGEPDGDGGEFTLWRLEVCIRAADEAPEPVALHGDPVRLRTGMAKLEQARAAYPRLRDLPGDDATLDLLLPTEVVSDLVEHGAAALHAAGIRLLLPRPWTVTAPTLKLRVSSPPAAESAVGLPGILSYRWELALGDTELTEAEMRGLITAESDLVRLRGEWVQADRAALSAAARYVAAQRGDEATLAALFAELARERVDGVPITEVTATGWAAELFDRHTETVEVPDPPGFGATLRPYQRRGLAWLATMSRLGLGAILADDMGLGKTVQVLALLLHERAAAPTLLVCPMSVVGNWQRETARFAPELRVLVHHGPARLSGAALAAAAAGADLVITTYALLARDVADLAECRWERLVLDEAQHVKNAATRQARAARAVPARHRLALTGTPMENRLEELRALVDVVVPGLLGSAQAFRSRFAVPIEREADQNAVTRLRAITGPFVLRRVKTDPTVIDDLPEKLEMTVRANLTAEQAALYQAVLDDMVEKLRSAEGMARRGAVLAALTRLAQVCNHPAHFLGDGSPVLRRGRHRSGKLALLEDIVDGVLGDGEKALLFTRFREFGELVVPFLAERFGTQVPFLHGGVARGARDAMVERFQSADGPPLMVLSLAAGGTGLTLTAANHVVHMDRWWNPAVENQATDRAYRIGQRRAVQVRKLVCVDTLEERIDEMIAHKRKLADLTVGVGENWVTELGTDELRDLFALGAEAVGE, via the coding sequence ATGTTGCACGCTCTGTGGTCGCCCGGCGCGGGCCTGCTGCTGTGGCGTGACGAGCGGCCGGGCGCCGAGCCGCCGGAGCCGCTCGGCGGGCTCCTCGCCCGCGCCCGCTTCCGGCACCGCGCCGAGGCGCTGCACCCGACCGGCGCCGTCGCCGAGGTCCCCGCGCACGCGCTGGCACCGGCGGCCGCCGCCGAGGTGCTGCGGCAGCGGCTCTCACCCGAGACCGCCGCAGGGGACCTGCGCTTCCTGGCGCACGTGGCGCACGGCATCGAGCGCTGGGTGCGCGCGGGCCGGGTGGTGCCGCAACTGCGCCGCGCCGACGGGCAGTGGTGGGCCCGCTGGGAACTCGTCGGCGGCGCCAGGCAGCGCGCCTGGAGCGCCGAACTCGCCGCGCTCATGCCGCCCGCCCTGCGCGTGCCGGGCAGGCCGACCGCGGTCCTGGAGGACCTGCTCGCCGAGCTCACCGACCCGATCGCCCGCTCCCTGCTCGGCACCGCCCCGCGCTCGGCGCACCCGCTGATCGCGGGGCTGCGCGACGACGAACCGGTCGAGCCCGGCGGCTACCGCCCCGCCGAGGTGCTGGAGCGCTGGCGCGCCGGGCTGGAGACCGAGGAGTACGAGCTGGTCCTCCGCCTCGGCGAACCCGACGGCGACGGCGGCGAATTCACCCTCTGGCGCCTCGAGGTCTGCATCCGCGCCGCCGACGAGGCGCCGGAGCCCGTCGCCCTGCACGGCGACCCGGTGCGGCTGCGCACCGGCATGGCGAAGCTGGAGCAGGCCAGGGCCGCCTACCCCCGGCTGCGCGACCTGCCAGGCGACGACGCCACCCTCGACCTGCTGCTACCCACCGAAGTGGTGTCCGACCTGGTCGAACACGGCGCCGCCGCGCTGCACGCCGCGGGCATCCGGCTCCTGCTGCCCCGCCCGTGGACCGTCACCGCCCCCACGCTGAAACTGCGGGTGAGCAGCCCGCCCGCCGCGGAGAGCGCCGTCGGGCTGCCCGGCATCCTCTCCTACCGCTGGGAACTCGCGCTCGGCGACACCGAGCTCACCGAGGCCGAGATGCGCGGGCTGATCACCGCCGAATCGGATCTGGTCCGGCTGCGCGGGGAATGGGTGCAGGCGGATCGCGCGGCGCTCAGCGCGGCCGCGCGGTACGTGGCCGCGCAGCGCGGCGACGAGGCGACGCTGGCCGCGCTCTTCGCCGAGCTCGCCCGCGAGCGGGTCGACGGGGTGCCGATCACCGAGGTCACCGCCACCGGCTGGGCCGCCGAGCTCTTCGACCGGCACACCGAGACCGTCGAGGTGCCCGACCCACCCGGTTTCGGCGCCACCCTGCGCCCGTACCAGCGCCGCGGCCTGGCCTGGCTGGCCACGATGAGCAGGCTCGGGCTCGGCGCGATCCTCGCCGACGACATGGGGCTCGGCAAGACCGTGCAGGTGCTGGCGCTGCTGCTGCACGAGCGCGCCGCCGCGCCGACGCTGCTGGTCTGCCCGATGTCGGTGGTCGGCAACTGGCAGCGCGAGACCGCGCGGTTCGCGCCGGAGCTACGGGTGCTGGTGCACCACGGCCCCGCGCGGCTCTCCGGCGCCGCGCTCGCGGCCGCGGCGGCCGGGGCCGATCTGGTGATCACCACCTACGCCCTGCTCGCCCGCGACGTCGCCGACCTCGCCGAATGCCGCTGGGAGCGGCTGGTTCTGGACGAGGCGCAGCACGTGAAGAACGCCGCGACCAGGCAGGCGCGCGCCGCCCGCGCGGTGCCAGCCCGGCACCGGCTCGCGCTCACCGGCACCCCCATGGAGAACCGGCTGGAGGAGCTGCGCGCGCTGGTCGACGTCGTCGTGCCCGGGCTGCTCGGCAGCGCCCAGGCGTTCCGGTCCCGGTTCGCGGTGCCGATCGAGCGCGAGGCCGATCAGAACGCGGTCACCCGGTTGCGCGCCATCACCGGACCCTTCGTGCTGCGCCGGGTGAAGACCGACCCCACCGTCATCGACGACCTCCCGGAGAAGCTGGAGATGACGGTCCGCGCCAACCTCACCGCCGAGCAGGCCGCGCTCTACCAGGCGGTCCTGGACGACATGGTGGAGAAGCTGCGCTCCGCGGAGGGCATGGCCCGGCGCGGCGCCGTGCTGGCCGCGCTCACCCGGCTGGCCCAGGTCTGCAACCACCCCGCGCACTTCCTCGGCGACGGCTCGCCGGTGCTGCGCCGGGGGCGGCACCGCTCCGGGAAGCTGGCGCTGCTGGAGGACATCGTGGACGGCGTGCTCGGGGACGGTGAGAAGGCGCTGCTCTTCACCCGGTTCCGCGAGTTCGGCGAGCTGGTGGTGCCGTTCCTGGCCGAGCGGTTCGGCACCCAGGTGCCGTTCCTGCACGGCGGGGTCGCGCGCGGGGCGCGGGACGCCATGGTCGAGCGGTTCCAGAGCGCGGACGGGCCACCGCTCATGGTGCTCTCGCTGGCCGCGGGCGGCACCGGGCTCACCCTCACCGCAGCCAACCACGTGGTGCACATGGACCGCTGGTGGAATCCGGCGGTGGAGAACCAGGCCACCGACCGGGCCTACCGGATCGGCCAGCGCCGCGCCGTCCAGGTGCGCAAGCTGGTCTGCGTCGACACGCTGGAGGAGCGGATCGACGAGATGATCGCGCACAAGCGCAAACTCGCGGATCTCACCGTCGGGGTCGGCGAGAACTGGGTCACCGAACTCGGCACCGACGAACTCCGCGACCTCTTCGCGCTCGGCGCCGAGGCGGTGGGGGAGTGA
- a CDS encoding SWIM zinc finger family protein, whose translation MSPAPRRGGGAVRAAPRWGRALLAGIDRVGETGRLARGRAVVRAGQVLSWRAEPGVVVGEVQGSQPRPFTAALVVRRMRPEELELLVEEIRATPGTLAEVVAGLPPASLEPLLLPDTAADLDFDCTCPDSARPCKHVAAICHVFADRLDEHPRDLLTVRGVDPEALIGAVERESDAADPADPYGEALELPALPRPAPRPALDDLDPVLLRQALRSTAPDEAIAAAGWKDLAALYRALEE comes from the coding sequence GTGAGCCCCGCTCCCCGCCGCGGCGGCGGTGCGGTGCGAGCCGCTCCACGCTGGGGGCGGGCGCTGCTCGCCGGTATCGACCGGGTGGGTGAGACCGGCAGGCTGGCGCGCGGACGGGCGGTGGTGCGGGCGGGTCAGGTACTGAGCTGGCGGGCGGAGCCGGGGGTCGTGGTCGGGGAGGTGCAGGGCAGCCAGCCGCGGCCGTTCACCGCGGCGCTTGTCGTGCGCCGCATGCGCCCGGAGGAGCTGGAGCTGCTGGTCGAGGAGATCCGCGCGACCCCGGGCACGCTCGCCGAGGTGGTCGCCGGCCTTCCGCCCGCGAGCCTGGAGCCCCTGCTCCTCCCGGACACCGCCGCCGACCTCGACTTCGACTGCACCTGCCCGGATTCCGCCCGCCCGTGCAAACACGTCGCCGCCATCTGCCACGTCTTCGCGGACCGCCTGGACGAGCACCCGCGCGACCTGCTCACCGTGCGCGGCGTCGACCCGGAGGCTCTGATCGGCGCGGTCGAACGAGAGAGCGACGCCGCCGACCCGGCCGACCCCTACGGCGAGGCACTCGAGCTCCCCGCGCTCCCGCGCCCGGCTCCGCGCCCGGCCCTGGACGATCTGGACCCGGTCCTGCTCCGCCAGGCCCTGCGCAGCACCGCACCGGACGAGGCGATCGCCGCCGCGGGCTGGAAGGATCTGGCCGCGCTGTACCGCGCGCTGGAGGAGTGA
- a CDS encoding sulfurtransferase, whose translation MILPSDLRAKVAEGRLRLLDVRWALGDPEGAQHYSDGHIPGAVFVDLDIELAAPPSPARGRHPLPDLAALQQCARSWGINQGDAVVVYDATGGLAAARAWWLLRWGGIADVRILDGGLPAWVAAGAPVAAGAEAETPFGDVVLTPGNLPVIDADAAARWPGALLDARAAERFRGETEPVDPRAGHIPGAVSAPTAENLDGDGRFRPIDDLRARFAGLDGPVAVYCGSGVTAAHQIAALAVVGIEAALYPGSWSQWAHDPKRPVATGA comes from the coding sequence CTGATCTTGCCGTCCGACCTGCGCGCGAAGGTGGCGGAAGGTCGGCTCCGGCTATTGGATGTGCGCTGGGCACTCGGGGATCCCGAAGGCGCGCAACATTATTCGGACGGTCACATTCCGGGCGCGGTCTTCGTCGACCTGGATATCGAGCTCGCCGCGCCGCCGTCGCCCGCCCGCGGCAGGCATCCGCTGCCCGACCTCGCCGCGCTACAGCAGTGCGCCAGGAGCTGGGGAATCAACCAGGGCGACGCGGTCGTCGTCTACGACGCCACCGGTGGCCTCGCCGCGGCCCGCGCCTGGTGGTTGCTGCGCTGGGGCGGGATCGCCGACGTGCGGATCCTGGACGGCGGGCTGCCCGCCTGGGTCGCCGCCGGTGCGCCGGTCGCGGCAGGCGCCGAGGCCGAGACGCCGTTCGGCGACGTCGTGCTGACCCCGGGCAACCTGCCGGTCATCGATGCCGACGCCGCCGCCCGATGGCCCGGCGCGCTGCTCGACGCCCGCGCCGCCGAGCGGTTCCGCGGCGAGACCGAGCCGGTCGACCCGCGCGCCGGGCACATCCCCGGCGCGGTGAGCGCCCCCACCGCCGAGAACCTGGACGGCGACGGCCGCTTCCGGCCCATCGACGACCTGCGCGCACGCTTCGCCGGGCTGGACGGGCCGGTCGCGGTGTACTGCGGGTCGGGGGTCACGGCGGCGCACCAGATCGCGGCGCTCGCCGTGGTCGGGATCGAGGCGGCGCTCTACCCGGGCTCCTGGTCGCAGTGGGCGCACGACCCCAAGCGGCCGGTGGCGACCGGGGCCTGA
- a CDS encoding alpha-ketoacid dehydrogenase subunit beta, with protein MITTFAAALNAGLRAALDDDPKVVLMGEDVGRLGGVFRVTDTLQKDFGEHRVIDTPLAESGIIGTAFGMALRGYRPVCEIQFDGFVYPAFDQIVSQVAKIHYRTQGKVRAPLTIRIPFGGGIGSVEHHSESPEAYFAHTAGLRVVAPSTPDDAFHMIRQAVALDDPVIFFEPKRRYWDRGEVDVEATPTLPLDRARVCVQGDDITIAGYGGTVATALKAAEIAAAEGHSVEVIDLRSLSPLDLDTVAESVTKTGRLVVVHEAQVSGGIGAELAARISERCFYQLESPVLRVGGFDIPYPPAKLEKHHLPDADRILAAVDRSLAA; from the coding sequence GTGATCACCACCTTCGCCGCCGCGCTGAACGCCGGACTGCGCGCCGCGCTCGACGACGACCCGAAGGTCGTGCTCATGGGCGAGGACGTCGGCAGGCTCGGCGGCGTCTTCCGGGTCACCGACACGCTGCAGAAGGACTTCGGTGAGCACCGGGTGATCGACACCCCGCTGGCCGAATCCGGCATCATCGGAACGGCTTTCGGCATGGCGCTGCGCGGCTACCGGCCGGTCTGCGAGATCCAGTTCGACGGCTTCGTCTACCCGGCCTTCGACCAGATCGTCTCGCAGGTCGCCAAGATCCACTACCGCACGCAGGGCAAGGTGCGCGCCCCGCTCACCATCCGGATCCCGTTCGGCGGCGGCATCGGCTCGGTGGAGCACCACTCGGAGTCGCCGGAGGCGTACTTCGCGCACACCGCGGGGCTGCGGGTGGTCGCGCCGAGCACGCCCGATGACGCGTTCCACATGATCAGGCAGGCCGTCGCGCTGGACGACCCGGTGATCTTCTTCGAGCCCAAACGCCGGTACTGGGACCGCGGCGAGGTCGATGTGGAGGCCACGCCCACGCTCCCGCTCGACCGCGCGCGGGTCTGTGTCCAGGGCGACGACATCACGATCGCCGGGTACGGCGGCACCGTCGCCACCGCGCTGAAAGCGGCCGAAATCGCGGCGGCCGAGGGACATTCGGTCGAGGTGATCGATCTGCGCAGCCTGAGCCCGCTCGACCTGGACACGGTGGCGGAGTCGGTGACGAAGACCGGGCGGCTGGTGGTGGTGCACGAGGCCCAGGTCTCCGGCGGTATCGGCGCCGAACTCGCCGCGCGGATCTCCGAGCGCTGCTTCTACCAGCTGGAGTCCCCGGTGCTGAGAGTCGGCGGCTTCGACATCCCCTACCCCCCGGCTAAGCTCGAGAAACACCACCTGCCCGACGCCGACCGCATTCTGGCCGCGGTCGACCGCTCCCTCGCCGCTTGA